The sequence TCGCCCCGCGCCAGGCGGGCGTCGGAGGCCTTGGCCATCTCCAGCGCCTTGTCCGGCGTCTCGGTGACGAAGGCGTTGAGCTCCCGCAGGCTCTCCATGGCCTGGATATGCGCCGTGGTCAGCTCGACCGAGGAGATCTCGCGCTTCTTCAGCGCATCGCGCGCGCCGGCGAGGGTCAGGTGGGTCGGCTTCGACATCACTCGACCACCTTCGGCACGGTGAAGAACCCGGCCTTGGCCGAGGGCGCGTTGGCCAGAACCTTCTCGGGATAGCCGCCGTCGGTCACCTCGTCCGGACGGCGCCGCAGCCCCTGCTGGGCCACGCTGGTCATCGGCTCGACCCCGTCGGTATTGACCTCGGCCAGTTGCTCGACGAAGTCCAGGATCTTGGACAATTCGCCGGTCATGGAATCGAGGTCCGCCTCGTCCAGGCGGATGCGGGCCAGATGCGCGATCTTCGCGACGGTGGCTCTGTCGAGCGACATGTCGTAGTCATCTCCGGGGATCGGAGGCCGCCCCGGGCCGGCATGGGGCCGGAACCGCGGGGGACGGCCGACGGCAAGCGGCGCGGAAGGTAACACCCGATATGGCGGTCTGCAATCTTCGCGACCTGAAGGCCCGTCTGCCCCCCGGCGGGCGGCTGATCGGCCTCGATCTGGGCGAGAAGACGATCGGCATGGCGGTGTCCGACCCCGGCCTGTCGCTGGCCTCCCCGATCGGCACCATCCGCCGCACCAGGTTCACGCCGGACGCGCAGGAGCTGCTGCGCATCGTCGACGACCGCGGCGTCGCCGGCCTCGTCATCGGCCTGCCGGTCAACATGGACGGCAGCGAGGGGCCGCGCTGCCAGTCGGTGCGTGCCTTCGCCAAGGACCTCCTGAAGCTGCGCGACCTGCCGATCGCCTTCTGGGACGAGCGGCTGTCGACCATGGCGGTGCAGCGCCAGATGATCGAGTTCGACGTCACCCGGAAGAAGCGCGCCAAGGCGGTGGACACTGCGGCCGCCGCCTGGATCCTGCAGGG comes from Inquilinus sp. Marseille-Q2685 and encodes:
- the ruvX gene encoding Holliday junction resolvase RuvX — translated: MAVCNLRDLKARLPPGGRLIGLDLGEKTIGMAVSDPGLSLASPIGTIRRTRFTPDAQELLRIVDDRGVAGLVIGLPVNMDGSEGPRCQSVRAFAKDLLKLRDLPIAFWDERLSTMAVQRQMIEFDVTRKKRAKAVDTAAAAWILQGALDALRFGG
- the gatC gene encoding Asp-tRNA(Asn)/Glu-tRNA(Gln) amidotransferase subunit GatC; protein product: MSLDRATVAKIAHLARIRLDEADLDSMTGELSKILDFVEQLAEVNTDGVEPMTSVAQQGLRRRPDEVTDGGYPEKVLANAPSAKAGFFTVPKVVE